The Stegostoma tigrinum isolate sSteTig4 chromosome 18, sSteTig4.hap1, whole genome shotgun sequence sequence GCATAAAGTGGAATGCTTCAAGTGGCTTTATCCTTTCATAGTTCTAGACCTCACTGCAATAACAAACATTCATGGTAATAATATGTTACAAGGTTAATTTCCTTTTAATGTAAATTAGTTTTGTGAGCTTCTCTGCAATCAGTGATACATTTTAAGTCAGGAAGAAAAGTTCAACTAGACTGTAACTTATGCATAATTCTGTAATTACTATTTAGTGAATCATATATTTTAGTTTTTTGATGTTCACAATTAACTTCCGGGGAATGGTTTCAATACCATTGCGTATCAATGCTTTCCATTTTAAAGTTTTCCCCATATTCCACTTCATAATTCTTAGTAATTTGTGCACCATCTGACCCTGACTCATTTCTCTACAATTCATTCCTTCCTAGCAAGTTATACATTTATAAAAGCAATTAATTCAATTGAACTCAAATTAATTCCCCTTGTTAATATTTGAAATTATGTGATTTGAGTTCTCATCATGTTCAATAAAACTCAGTGTAGAGTTTTACCAAGCTGTTGAAAGCATCTTCTGAAAGTGTGGTCAAAAATGGGAACCTTATTTCAAGATTTGGGGCCCAAACCAAATTTGGGTGCcataattcaattttttttggatGATGTGTTGAATAACCCAAGCAGATAGTTCCTCAGGGTATTGCTGAAGGCCATTCACAAAACAGTCTACAGGAAATATTTTTAACAATTTTGTGGACTCAGGAGCAGTATGCATAATTATAGAATACACATCTTCAGGAATTATCCTCCTCTTCCCAAAAATAGTGAGCAGCCTATGAGGTCTGGCTCAGTACATGCAGCTCATGGGTATAATGGAAGTGAGACCCAACCATGAAAGGCAGGGATTAAAAGTCAGGTTTCATTCAACAACCTACCTTTCAATAACTGTGTTGGCTTTTGCAGTTGTAAGGGAACAACAAAACCCATGATTCCTTATTTCTTCTTCAAGACAGTGTGAAATGATCAGAAATATTGTCATGTTTCTTAAATTTTACGTTTTAGAAGTATCTTTGTTTTGCAGTGATAACAAAAAAATGAAGTGTGTAAGATCTTCAGATAATCAAAATTTCCTTTAAAAATGGTTAGTTTACTATTGTAATAATTGCAATTTGAGTTTCCATGTCAACTTATTTTTCCGTGAATGTTTATGCTCATCATAGTAAAGAGTACAAGAGCTGGAGATCCATCTTATTTTTCTCACTAGACAGCATTGTTAAATCATACCCTTCCAGTAAAGATGCATTCGTAGCTTAATTGCAATTCAATAGCACTCGAACACTCCCATGTCAGATCCATTTAGGTTACCCATACAGAAATCCCCTTGTCCAATAACATACCTCAACTCTAATGTTTATATAATTAAGAATATCAATGAATTAGCATGTTATCACATTGTAATATCTAAAAGTACTTAATGCAGTGAATTACTTTGTTTTATAGTGACGTTGCACTGCAGTTCAATATTCACAGATCAATTTTTGTGCAATTAAATCTAAACTACCAGGAGTTGGGCTGTTACTTTCCTCAAGTCTTTTTCCTTGAAGCCAATCTCGTCAATCCTTCCTTATTAAACTTCTTTGGTTTTAATATTCTTGGAGCAATTTGTTCTGCTTCATTATAGAAAGGAAAAGACAGGTCTTAAGTAATTCCTGAATGAATCAAAACTGTTAACTagtcattattttttaaataattattaTCCTTCTGTAAATTTATGCATTgcatgtttttatttcacatattTATACTTTGTAGATTTACATTTTATCCTCATTGTCTTGTGTACATTCTTTGTTGAGGAGGCAATATTATTCCTTCAGTAGCTTCTTCTATTGAGATAGAAGTGACAATTGTCAAAGGGTTATGATAATATTCTCACTGAAAGCATGAAGATTGTGATGTAATTGCTGCAAATAAATCAGTAGTTTTTCTGGAGGTCATTTGTCAATTAAAGAAGTTAGTACATTACAAAATGCAAGCTTTAACTGATCGAAAATACTTCAAAATAATACGTTTATGAAATATGGTATTCTGGAAGTATTTCAAAGTCTTTTATCTTGCGCTATATCAATAGCACATGCCACATTATTAGATTATATAAATACTGGAAATTGTTAATTGGAGCAATTATGTGAATTTCCCATGGTTTAATTCTGTGTTGTGGTTCATTTGTAGGTTTGGTCATACTGATTTTCCCCAGGAGAATTGAACATCAGTCATAATTGATTTTGGTTAATCTTCTGTCTACAAAAAGCATATGTTCTTCTGTGAGTCAGGTTACTGCTagaccaaaataaaacaaaactccacTAGGAATATTTGAACATAATCTAAGGAGTTAATGCTTCTGGAAAAACAATCTATCTTTACATGCAAATGTCGAAGATAAAGAATGGGGATAAAACTAGAGTGAAACTGCAAGAGAACACCAAAGGAGATAGGACACGCAAGTTACTCTTTAATGCAGAAGAAATGTGTTTGGTTGATGTGTTGACAGACCCAAGGCAACTGCTTCATCGAGCATCACATAAAAAGCCTGGTAGTGCTCAGACATATAATTTGACTTCTTTAAACGCTGGAGGACTCTCCAGACCAATCATTATTGATCATTCTGAAGATTTCCAACATGGGATGAATGAAAACcttgaagaaaatgaaaacacATCGTCTCAAAATCCACCATGTCCGGCAAAGGTTCATATAGccaaaaagggaaaaaagaacataacaaacaaaagcaaaacagcaCAAGGTAATGTAAGGATATTTGAAAAGCCCCGAATAATCATTACGTTGATGAAGCCGTTTGGGCTACAAGTTCTGCGTTCCAATCCAGTCCCAAATATAAATGTGTCTATTCGACACATTCGaaaatggaaaaggaaaatgCGATCCCAAACTAAACAGCAGAGTGAAGATATTCAGAAGAAGAAAATTGTGATCCCAGTTGACAATCATCTGGAAAATTCAAATGATTATATGGTTAAGAAGTGGATTCAACAAAAGAATGTCTTACTAAGAAAAGAGCGAGAAaggaggaagaagcagagacGCATAGAAAAAGCAAATAATAAAAGACAAGAAATTGATCGTCAAAAGAGGCAAAAAGAATCTGAAGAAAAGGTTAAAATGTGGatgaagaacaaaataaaaaacagTTCAAAGAAGAATATAAACATTAATGAGGGTGCGATTTCACTCAGTGCAGATAAAAATGCTCACAATGCAAAAATGACACCTCCTGTAGTAAATGCAGTGAAAAAATCTATGAGCCAAAACCAAATTAAAACCTTAAAGACTGAAAAACAAGTAACTGAAGAAAAGTTGGATCTGAAAAAGAAAAGAGTCCTTATCCCAAATATGCAGAAATCCACAACTGAGACAGTATCTTCAAAACCATACTTTGTTTCATTAGAAAATCAACTGATGAATTTATGCAAAGTGGACTCCACCAGGGGTCCAAATTCAAAGCAAGACAACCAAGAATTTCAGAAGTCAAACAGCAAGAAGGCACAGAAGGTTAAATTATTGCATCAACAAATGGAAGTAAAATTGTTTCCAAAACCAACCTCTTTCAAAGTGACACAAAGAGATTCAGCATGTTTCAGCAACAAACCTCAAACTAAAGAATTGAATAATGGCAATCCCAGAACTGGAACACATCTTATACACAATCTTCCATTCAATGAACTGCTTTCAAGAAAGTCAAAGAAACCCAAGGTGTTGcaagcaaaagtgaaggaaaaagAACCAGAACTGGATAAAAATGTTGTCTCAAAAGTGGCaaataaagaaatgcaaaataaaatagaTAACAAAGAGAGTGTGTTTAGAAAGAAAGAGTTTGATAAGTTAGCTAACATTTCATTAGCATCTGAATTCACAGCGGTCACTCCAAAACCAAAATGGCTCCAAGAAGCCAAAGTTACTCCAGCTGTAAAGAACTGGTTTGTGCATAGATTGGAAGAGAATCTGAATGGTGAAAATAGTGATTCATCACCACAAGATGGCCAGAAAGCCCAACTTAAAACATCTTATTCTTTGTGTGGAAAGACATATGAAGCAGCTAAATAAAGATCTAATGTCCTGAAACAAGATGGTGCACTGAGAGATAAAGAGATTGAAGCAAGTTCAGAGGAAATATTATTTGGCTTTAATGAAAATCTCTGTCGTAGATCATGTGTTCAGGAAAATAACATGttaaaacataaaaaaaacacagccaatGAGTAACTGAACTGATCTCGTGATGGAACCACTTTGTAAGCAAACACATTTTAGAATAGATTAATTTAATTTGATCAATGAAGTATACTGACCAGTAGATTAAAATTACATACAGAAGTAAAACTATCCCTCATGATCACTGTTTTCTTGAAAAACAACTACCTAAATGACTGTGAAAGATGCAAAATTTTTAAATGTCCAAATGCCACATTGGTGAACCAAGTTCTTTTGAAGTTATTAACTAACCCTAGTCATGTACTAATTTTCAAAATTGTGGAATGTCTGAACAATGTACAAAATCTTCTAAACCACTTGTTTTTGTAAAGGAATAATTCTGTGTTGGTGGAAAAGGAATagtggaaaaggaaaaggaacttGAAATCATTCAAGTTTTACAGGATTGTACTCTTTCAGTCAGGTCACACAGGTGATAGTCCAAATGCCCAAAAAGAATTTTTGGCATATTCTTTGGCAGAAAAGATTACTTGAGTTTATCTGTGTGTTAGAATTTGAATAAAAACACTATGCTTTCCAAAGTTTGTTACTGAATATGTCAGAAAGTTGAGGTAATAAACTGAACCGAATGACTAATACACCAATTGACTTGCTCTAGATGGGAGGAGGAATGGATCAATACTCTTCCTATGAACTAGAATTATGTTCCTTTCCAAAATTTCACCTGTTTTTTCATTATAGCAGTACAAATAAGAAAtcaaaaagtacttggataagcacttgaagtgACCTAACATAAAAGACCATGGGCCAAGAGCTATAGGCTGGATGATTCTGTCAAccagcttccatgctgtacattactatgattctataaattaaATGACTAGAATAATATCAACTATGAGTAATTAAGGTCCAATATATATTTAGTCATTAGAATAACAAACGTAAGCAGAAGGATATGTTTACTGTATATGAAAGACGTCTGTTCTAATTTGAGTAAAGTTAGCTGTCTGAGTATCTGGAGAAAGTTCCATCATGAGGTAGCTAATCACGAGGATATTAATATGTAGGAGTCCAATCATCTACTTATGTATGAAATGCATTGAAGAAAGCTATTATGATACCTAAGAAGAGCTCTGCAAAGTTATTTAAGTAGCTGAAGAAGATCTACCTTCGTAATGTATAGATTGACCATCTTTGGTATCTGAATAAAGTCTGATCCATATACTCAATAGCGCAGTGAATGTCAGTCAAAGTTTGATGCTGTCAACCAGAGATGAAGGGAGGCTTAACTCATTATGCTGTACTAAGGGTCATGACTATATTTTCATATGATTATGTTTATTGATGGGGCCTGACAGTCTGAGCCCATGAGTGATGCAATTAAAGTGATCAGAAACCTGCAGCATTTTCACGATCAGGTTGCCTTCGTATTCATTGCAAATCGCGTGGAACAACTCATCATTAGGAGGGATATAAAATCTAGCATCTCCTCATGGAACCCAGCTGCTGTaggccagtggaagtcgtggggATGTAATCCTCAGGGAGGATCCAGAGGTTGGGCGATTGAGACTGTGAAATCTTTTGGGGCTTGTGGGAAATTGACACTTTGGATGCTGCAAAGCCATTTATAAATCTTTATGTTCACAACTTGTGGACATTCTTTGAATGCCACTGGTTAAAGCCACTCTACAACAATCACAAGCATTGCACGCACTGTCCCCTTCAAAATTGACTCTTCAACATTACAATGGGTCCATACAACATCATGGGACCCCTAATGAAACTCCCACCTGTTTCCTGAAAATTTTGGCCCAAGATTTTGGGAGTGAGAAACCAACCTCCTGTTTATATAATCATTTCAGGCAAATGTTGTACCATCTAAATAAATGGTAGCACACAACTTTCTCATTTCCTATCTCTGTATGCACCATTTCTATTTCCTAATGCTGTCATTATTATGTAAGAGTGAATGAGGAAAGATAGTGCTGGACTCTGAGTCACTAGGAACTGAGTTGCAACTGTGCACACTATTCCATAATAAGATTGCCATCAATAGGTTGCAGAGTTTATATAGTGCAAAAACTAAGGATTTCCCTAGATAAATTCCATTGCTTCTCTCTCTAAATAGCAGTCCCTACTGACTTCATGGCTTTTTCTTTGATGAGTCCTGCTATGTGTAGTTTAAGTAAGCCCCTCCCACAGTTTACCAAGCATTAAGTAATGGATTTCCTACTttttactttctttttaatttattcattcaggaTAAGAGCATGCCTAAATggacagagggcagttaagaatcaaccacaatgctgcggttctggagtcacatgtaggtcagaccaagcaaggatggcagtttccttccctaaaggacattggcgaaccagatggtttttttctgacaaccaactatagattcatagtcatcattagactcttaattccagattttttaattgaattaaattccaccatctgccatgtcaggattcaaacccgagttgccagaacattaactgggtctctggattaacagtccagtgataataccactgggccatcacctcccctggctTCCATAGTCTTTGAACTTTCCTTCTGAGTTGGAATTAGGTTTCTAAAATTCTCCTGTATCATTCTAATTCTGACTTTCTGACTTCCCCAGAGCTGCAACCTCATTTTTAATTGTTTCCATGGCCCTTGCTTTCCCTAACAGCAACCATATCTCACTATGGCAGTGATGTTCAATTTGAGCTGTAAACACTTCACTTACTTCCAACTTATTGAGCCTCTAAACTGTGCCTTTTCTATAAAGTTTACCTGTTGCCCACCAGGAATTTCAACTTTACTGGTGGAGTCACCAGTGTCCAAATGTCTTATGGCAGAATGATGACTTAGGACCACAGCTACAGAGCATTGGTACCCAATGCAATTGCTTTGGTGATTTATGTCTCATATATCAGTTTACCTTTAGCAGATATAATGATGATGTCATCACTATATCACAGCATGTGACCTGAAGGAGGAAAGCTCCAAACAGTTAAGGAGGTTGGGTGGAGTATGGGAGGAGGAAGCCCACAGGAGAGGCTGTTGTGATATCCACCTGACTGCCTTACTTGGATGTATGGTGATGCTGAGGCAGGACAGGAGACAGCGGGGGCATTGTTGGTACTGGCTGCAGCATTGGAAAAGATTAAAATAACACCAATGGAAACAACTACTAGGCTGTGATTGCAGCTGTAGCCAGTGCGTCCCAACAGATGCGTGTTCACGTGAGTGAGAGAAGGCTTTAATTACCTCCTGCATGTCAGCAAGACACTGGCTCTAATTAAATGCTGGACTGCAATTTCAGTGGGCTCCTATCTGCCATCAGGAAGATCCAGAGTCGCATTAATAATCCTCAATTGGGTATGCTCCGTTGCCAGGCAATTAACCTTTGTGGCATTGACTCCTCCTCTCGCAAAATCATTGGGAGTTGGCAACGTGTTAATTGGCTTACCAGTCACATCACATCCTAACTTGCTCCCATATTTGCCTGCACAAGCTTGCATTCTCTgcactaactctgcttttcttCCTACAGTTGCTGCCATATCTGCAGAATATTAACAGAATTTagtttgaagtttagatttgTAGCCAAGGATTTGTTGATCTATTGGTTTTCTCTTTTGATGAATTTTATGGACAAAAAACTTTAAGTTGTCTATTCTGTTTGAAGGTGCTGAGTGACATCTATGCACTTCCAACAAAagttgtttttaatttcaaatttccagtatttgcagttttgttttttttaaagactggTTTCAGTGACTTGTCCCATGTGGGTGTAACTGTAGATTGGTTGGTTTGTCAAATGTTGCTTGCATGATCAGGAATAATCCTGCTGTGTGGAGGCTTATTGATTCTGTGAACTTCCAAACCACAGGAAAGGTCATCCCATTCCTTGAAGTTGTCAGTATGTCAGCATGCAGCGAATAGTAATAAAGTGGAAGAGGCGGCCTGCTCTGACACATCCAGTCACATATAGGCACTGTGGGTTATTAACAGTTGTGAATATAGGGCCTGATTTTTAGATTCATATATTTGTCCTCCTTGTTTAATTTGTTGAAGTGCTAGGGGGATAGCCAAAGGAATCCATGTTCTCCCTCCTTTGTTAGCTGTGACGCAGGATGCTGCAGCAACTGCCAAAAACTCCTGGGAAGTGTGAACTCATGTGTAAAGTGCATAAACATGCAAGTGTGCAGGATATTCAATGAAGACATTTATTGTTATCTATTGCAAATAAAGCACACTGTGACACTAATCTACTAAGTGGTAAGTTTACATTGCAAAAATTATAAAGTAAGCCAGGTAATTAATCATTTCACACCAGTGAGGTTATACAGAAAGCTTGAGCTAAATTACTGTTTCATGTGGGATCCCACTGAGTGGGATCTCACTCAGATAATTAAAATATGCAAATACAGTTTCCTCTGCCTGTAATACTGCCTCTTTCTACATTTAGAAGTGTGCCTCATAAAATCAGACACATTGGTCTCGATCTTCCAACTGGAAGACAGTCTTTGCAGCCAGGCTCCCTGAAAGATGTGCGATGGAACGCCTCAAGATTGTGACACTTCCTTTCTACCCAGGAACTTTAAAAATCCAATTGGTAATTATTCCACAGTTAAACCTCCAGGAAGAGCTACAGACCAGAGTTAGAGTCAGAGTGTTCACTGACCTGAATATTTCCTGAAGAAAGTAACTAGAGGGATTACAACTTGCTATAACTCCAAAATAACTATCAAACTGATCCCCACTGACCCCTTccattcctccccccccccccccccccgaccaccaCCATAGCCTTCCCCATGACTGTGACATCCTATCCTacctatataaatgatttagaataGAATGTAGAAAGCATGGTCAATAAGTCTGTGGATGACAACAAGGTTGGTGGAATAGTGGAcatgaaggaggttatctaagattacagagatttaattaggtcaatgggctaaggagtggcagatagaggtcaatttggttaaatgtgaggtattgcattttggtaaaacaaacaagggcaggatttatacaatcaAAATAACAGCCTTGTGtagcattgtagaacagagggtacctaggggttcaggtatataattctttgaagtttgcatcatttatgggtagggtggttaaaaaggcgcTTAACACACTAGTCTTCCTTgatcagatctttgagtataggagttaggatatAATGCTGTGGttgtgcagggcattggtgaggcctcttctgcagtacttgtgtccacttctggttattggaaggatattattagctggagaggattcaaaagagatttaccaggatgttgctgggaatggaggctttgagttataaggtgaggctgggtaggctgggactttttcactagagcgtaggagtttgaggggtaaccttttagAGTGTCAGTGATCTTATCTGTCCGTATAAAGTGACCTGTACCTGCTTACCACAAAGTGGCTCATGTTTCAATGACACAAAATAGCCAAAAAGGAGTAAAACAAAATGGGATAGCCTGCTCTAACATTTAAGTGAAACATTGTGGTACCTTTGAATAAGACTATTGCAAGGTAGGCAAAAGAGCCTCACCACCAAACATCTGAGATAGTTTTGATAAGATATTGTCTAAGAACAGACAAGTGATTACTTC is a genomic window containing:
- the LOC125460903 gene encoding uncharacterized protein LOC125460903, translated to MQMSKIKNGDKTRVKLQENTKGDRTRKLLFNAEEMCLVDVLTDPRQLLHRASHKKPGSAQTYNLTSLNAGGLSRPIIIDHSEDFQHGMNENLEENENTSSQNPPCPAKVHIAKKGKKNITNKSKTAQGNVRIFEKPRIIITLMKPFGLQVLRSNPVPNINVSIRHIRKWKRKMRSQTKQQSEDIQKKKIVIPVDNHLENSNDYMVKKWIQQKNVLLRKERERRKKQRRIEKANNKRQEIDRQKRQKESEEKVKMWMKNKIKNSSKKNININEGAISLSADKNAHNAKMTPPVVNAVKKSMSQNQIKTLKTEKQVTEEKLDLKKKRVLIPNMQKSTTETVSSKPYFVSLENQLMNLCKVDSTRGPNSKQDNQEFQKSNSKKAQKVKLLHQQMEVKLFPKPTSFKVTQRDSACFSNKPQTKELNNGNPRTGTHLIHNLPFNELLSRKSKKPKVLQAKVKEKEPELDKNVVSKVANKEMQNKIDNKESVFRKKEFDKLANISLASEFTAVTPKPKWLQEAKVTPAVKNWFVHRLEENLNGENSDSSPQDGQKAQLKTSYSLCGKTYEAAK